In the genome of Plasmodium yoelii strain 17X genome assembly, chromosome: 14, one region contains:
- a CDS encoding PIR protein: MFNEVCDAINTVDTYFDDYLKETGEHTYGSLLNKLFSYDNCSNDDPKLVSEFITLLTLFNGIDSDKLVEYAILWLSYKLNQKKENETTKLYDFYTEHIETNSCYKENIGTDSKIKKDDICKKIKSMNIDIKDISNFYDAFKSLCNMYSEIIAEDYQCNKCLENAGEFFEKCEKVKNAFDINKGSSYLQLWSSLSSDYYKFKEKYNSLVCIDSSSLVACPRSSVTKNIIIPIAIIFVAASILLGISYKYSLFGFRKRSQKQHLREKLKK, encoded by the exons atgtttAATGAAGTG tGTGATGCAATTAATACGGTCGATACATATTTTGATGATTATCTGAAAGAAACGGGAGAACATACTTATGGaagtttattaaataaattattctcTTATGATAACTGTAGTAATGATGACCCAAAACTTGTCTCTGAGTTTATAACATTGCTAACTTTATTTAATGGTATTGATAGTGATAAACTTGTTGAATAcgctattttatggttaagttataaactaaatcaaaaaaaagaaaatgaaacgACCAAATTATACGATTTTTATACCGAACATATAGAAACAAATAGTTGTTATAAGGAGAATATAGGTACTGATAGTAAGATTAAAAAGGAtgatatatgtaaaaaaataaaatcgatgaatattgatattaaagatatatctaatttttatgatgcatttaaatcattatgtaacatgtataGTGAAATTATTGCAGAAGATTACCAATGCAATAAATGTTTAGAAAATGCTGgagaattttttgaaaaatgtgaaaaagttaaaaatgcttttgatattaataaaggaaGTTCTTATTTACAACTATGGTCTAGTTTATCAAgtgattattataaatttaaagagAAATATAATAGTCTTGTATGTATTGATTCCTCATCACTTGTAGCTTGTCCACGAAGTTCAGTAacaaaaaacataataattccaattgcaattatatttgttgcagcatcaattttattgggaatttcttataag tattcgttatttggatttcggaaacgatctcaaaaacaacatttaagagaaaagctaaaaaaataa
- a CDS encoding PIR protein translates to MNKEVCIRFKNVWDAFPDTLDNNKNYQFNDFVLLNNDCNHNKFSNNYCNNNNNFPISYCNDNKIRNDLDKISAGCLYLLDEFIKDCGVVPPPAKNNINIVDYILIWLSYMLNLKISEEEQIITCFYSEYIHGCDRYNTKINEITDYDSYKDLLDKKNDVLNMDSNYVPKFYEAFKSLCNLYNELDDEKKNCKNYLNDNNEFFKKYEKLKNDSDIADKSPYKEILFTLSTDYDNLKNECNDTSSSTSTETLKNSEQRSVESFKQFFAEFGEDLGQEFGQGFGQGFGHDSESDSELSSEATPSSSSIVSKLIPVLLIFGAIGFFLGISYKYSLFGFRKRSQKQQIKEKLKK, encoded by the exons atgaataaggaagtg TGTATAAGGTTCAAGAATGTATGGGATGCTTTTCCCGATACATTggacaataataaaaattatcaatttaatgattttgtgcttttaaataatgattgtaatcataataaattttcaaataattattgtaataataataataattttccaaTTAGTTATTGTAATGATAACAAAATTCGAAATGATTTGGATAAAATAagtgctggatgtttatatttgttggatGAATTCATTAAGGATTGTGGTGTGGTTCCCCCTCCTGCAAAAAATAacatcaatattgttgattacattttgatatggttaagttatatgttaaacctgaAAATTAGTGAAGAAGAACAAATTATAACGTGTTTTTATAGTGAATACATACATGGTTGTGATAGGTATAACAcgaaaataaatgaaataactGATTATGATAGTTATAAGGATCttttagataaaaaaaatgatgtgTTGAATATGGATAGTAATTATGTacctaaattttatgaagcatttaaatcattatgtaactTGTATAATGAACttgatgatgaaaaaaaaaattgcaagaattatttgaatgataataatgaattttttaaaaaatatgaaaaacttaAGAATGATTCTGATATTGCTGATAAAAGTccatataaagaaatattgttcactttatcaactgattatgataatttaaaaaatgaatgtaaCGATACTTCATCCTCTACATCGACagaaacattaaaaaattcaGAACAACGTTCTGTAGAAAGttttaaacaattttttgCAGAATTTGGAGAAGATTTGGGACAAGAATTTGGACAAGGATTTGGACAAGGATTTGGACACGATTCTGAATCGGATTCTGAACTGAGTTCTGAAGCTACaccatcaagttcgtcgatagtaagcaaattaattccagttttattgatatttggtgcaataggattttttttaggaatttcttataag tattcgttatttggatttcggaaacgatctcaaaaacaacaaataaaagaaaagctaaaaaaataa
- a CDS encoding PIR protein, with product MNKEVCKKFQDLRNSLTDYLNGNGRYEFINENNFDEYCTDNKCDDNLGKINAGCLYLFDAFFKNSANFVSVAKSNINIVEYIIIWLSYMLFFTTIDENDSINIFYKTHINNDDTDNKYNQEIDDVAAYTSYKDLIDKKENLMSISIIDMSYFYDAFILLCDMYIAFNNQSPNCDNYLNNAKKFVEMYDALNEDYYNGEGSPYNQLLSTLSDDYCNLKNKCNQFPTLPTYSRRFVIKRTLIPIAFMIVALSIFLGIEYKYSLLGFRKRSQKQKLREKIKNIMKKMIH from the exons atgaataaggaagtg TGTAAAAAGTTCCAGGATCTAAGGAACTCGCTTACCGATTATTTGAACGGTAATGGAAGgtatgaatttataaatgaGAATAATTTCGATGAGTATTGTACTGATAATAAATGTGATGATAATTTGGGTaaaattaatgctggatgtttatatttgtttgatgCATTCTTTAAGAATTCTGCTAATTTTGTATCTGTTGCAAAAAGCAacatcaatattgttgaatacattatcatatggttaagttatatgttattCTTTACCACAATTGATGAAAACGAcagtataaatattttttataaaacacatataaataatgatgatacaGATAATAAGTATAATCAGGAAATAGATGATGTTGCTGCTTATACTAgttataaggatcttatagataaaaaagaaaatttgaTGAGTATTAGTATTATAGATATgtcttatttttatgatgcatttatattattatgtgacatgtatattgcatttaataaTCAGAGTCCAAATTGcgataattatttaaataatgctAAAAAGTTTGTTGAAATGTATGATGCACTTAATGAAGATTATTATAATGGTGAAGGCAGCCCCTATAATCAATTATTATCTACATTATCAGATGATTAttgtaatttaaaaaataaatgtaatcaATTTCCAACTCTTCCAACATATTCACGAAGATTCGTAATAAAAAGGACACTAATTCCAATTGCATTTATGATTGTTGCATTATCAATTTTCTTGGGAATTGaatataag tattcgttacttggatttcggaaacgatctcaaaaacaaaaattaagagaaaaaataaaaaatataatgaagaaaatgattcattaa